Proteins encoded together in one Pontiella desulfatans window:
- a CDS encoding DUF1961 family protein, protein MNRGLLLALGLMAVAANASEWTPVFADDGTGDWEQNWFLEGNKAWVTNGADGMTYSAGPVLKENASHAVLWTKRVFSGDVKIEYDYTRLDANLDAGVNILYIQATGLGTDEWPTDIFQSTEKRWEPWMKSYFLHMNALHVSYATDGRYVAARRYPAAELKKFQKETMFDPKYSDIDLFKPGETWHITAIKENGWLRFVAERNGERHEFKWELCQFPPVNEGRIGLRHMWTRCSRYQNFKVYEKARKPNVLTIILDDAGWKDLGYMGGDIATPAIDRYAKQGIRLNRFYTYSTCTPTRAAFFTGQAPSRSGIVYPIQHDDHYGIPAAADTLPEVFRRNGYKTALIGKWHLGVQPELAPRAHGFDYHYGLRGGWFDQYTRENPETGYDWWRNDGVAPKEEGHTTDLLTADAIRYLKGAGNDPFFLCLSYTAPHVPIQVDPKWAAPYEGKYETQTRVGYAGMMAQLDDSIGRVMETLEKRGLLENTLVVLFSDNGPSSPGKKWYIPDDFHETNFYGNDGVYGDVGPLRGWKAFPYDGGVRTPAFLYWKGRLQADAWDQPVIVQDLYPTILSLAGLEGASEGRDFLHAADPETFYWRTPKNLALRHGDWKLVVYNASPFEPDLKIELFDMEKDVSESNNLAQSHPEKTEELLALLKREFRKDATPHVNQKLLEREGK, encoded by the coding sequence ATGAATCGCGGTCTGCTACTCGCGCTAGGGCTGATGGCTGTCGCCGCGAATGCCTCTGAGTGGACACCGGTGTTCGCCGATGACGGCACCGGGGACTGGGAGCAAAACTGGTTCCTGGAAGGAAACAAGGCCTGGGTGACCAATGGTGCGGACGGCATGACCTATTCGGCCGGTCCGGTTCTCAAGGAAAACGCCAGCCACGCCGTGCTTTGGACGAAGCGCGTCTTTTCCGGCGATGTGAAGATTGAATACGACTACACCCGGCTCGATGCCAATCTGGATGCCGGCGTCAATATCCTCTACATCCAGGCAACCGGGCTCGGCACCGATGAATGGCCGACGGATATTTTCCAATCCACGGAAAAGCGTTGGGAACCCTGGATGAAATCCTATTTCCTCCACATGAACGCGCTGCATGTTTCCTACGCCACCGATGGCCGCTATGTCGCCGCCCGGCGCTACCCGGCCGCGGAACTGAAAAAGTTCCAGAAGGAGACGATGTTCGATCCGAAATATTCGGACATCGATCTCTTCAAACCCGGCGAGACGTGGCACATCACCGCCATCAAGGAAAACGGATGGTTGCGTTTCGTGGCCGAACGCAACGGGGAGCGGCACGAGTTCAAGTGGGAGCTCTGCCAGTTTCCTCCGGTCAACGAAGGGCGCATCGGCCTGCGCCACATGTGGACGCGCTGCAGCCGCTATCAAAACTTCAAGGTCTACGAAAAAGCCCGGAAGCCCAACGTGCTGACCATCATTCTCGATGACGCGGGGTGGAAGGATCTCGGCTACATGGGCGGCGACATTGCAACGCCCGCCATCGACCGCTATGCCAAGCAAGGCATCCGGTTGAACCGGTTCTATACGTATTCAACGTGCACCCCGACGCGCGCCGCGTTTTTCACCGGCCAGGCACCGAGCCGTTCCGGGATTGTCTATCCGATCCAGCACGACGACCACTACGGCATCCCGGCCGCTGCCGATACGTTGCCGGAGGTGTTCCGTCGCAACGGCTACAAGACCGCCCTGATCGGGAAATGGCACCTCGGCGTCCAGCCGGAGCTGGCGCCGCGCGCGCATGGTTTCGACTACCACTACGGCCTGCGCGGCGGTTGGTTCGACCAGTATACCCGCGAGAATCCCGAAACCGGCTACGACTGGTGGCGCAATGATGGCGTGGCTCCGAAGGAGGAAGGCCATACGACCGACCTGCTGACGGCCGATGCGATCCGCTATCTGAAAGGTGCCGGGAACGATCCGTTTTTCCTCTGCCTCAGCTACACCGCTCCGCATGTGCCGATCCAGGTCGATCCGAAATGGGCGGCGCCCTACGAGGGTAAATACGAAACCCAAACCCGCGTGGGCTATGCCGGCATGATGGCGCAGCTCGACGACTCCATCGGGCGCGTCATGGAAACCCTCGAAAAGCGCGGCCTGCTGGAAAATACGCTGGTGGTGCTCTTCTCCGACAACGGCCCGTCTTCGCCGGGCAAAAAATGGTATATCCCGGACGATTTCCACGAGACTAATTTTTACGGCAACGATGGGGTGTATGGCGATGTCGGCCCGCTGCGCGGATGGAAGGCGTTCCCCTACGATGGCGGCGTGCGCACCCCGGCGTTCCTCTATTGGAAGGGGCGGTTGCAAGCCGACGCGTGGGACCAGCCGGTCATTGTGCAGGACCTCTATCCAACGATCCTTTCGCTGGCAGGTCTTGAAGGGGCGTCGGAAGGGCGGGATTTCCTGCATGCCGCCGACCCGGAAACCTTCTATTGGCGCACGCCGAAAAACCTCGCGCTGCGGCATGGCGACTGGAAGCTGGTGGTCTACAACGCTTCGCCGTTCGAACCCGATCTGAAGATCGAGCTGTTCGATATGGAAAAGGATGTTTCCGAGAGCAACAACCTCGCGCAATCACATCCCGAAAAAACGGAGGAGCTGTTGGCGTTGCTGAAACGCGAATTCCGGAAAGATGCCACGCCGCACGTAAACCAAAAACTGCTGGAGCGTGAGGGGAAATGA
- a CDS encoding DUF4955 domain-containing protein yields the protein MNYGFLALLVFGGVAHAATSEVWNDWDSGKPVIPDYSWAGYMYGAEAIPDVEWKVFDVARFGALPDDGKDDYAAIQRAIKAAEANGSGIVFFPPGKFLVAEREGIADPIEINGANIVLRGSGSGANGTEIHQKHHFLPEDPEKKWTVPPVFVFRHPTNEAHLSRYRDQQTKLAKVVKPAGAETFCITLDDASKIKPNQTVMLCAQSTKLNDWYLKGLKPRDIFKEINENGVSVAEKHVVAKVAGNVVTFVEPIRADIDPVVEWTVYDYPMIEGWGVEDLHFTGNCPVPFVHHKDFIHDSGFQGIGMKQGRNCWIRRCRFTDMTQAFLASGCIASSFIMNTIEGHQGHGNFSMNWGGGNLIGLCQDLTDKGSFHGCGISHENVGGVIWRYESVGATKQTPRCGGPDFHAQFPYCSLWDISVANLRDNGGSYVLQPNHLRDLTFWNFEQIGEKIHHDYWNMPKTEEDAKNKYFGKTKVAYPNYIGFHGVMSTFNREHLGLFESYGAPVEPASLFEAQLAKRLGGAPAWVAEAKAEWERVKATHRAAATPSRLWTQFREAKQTGGEPELADFSFAGYRHGEEPLPTVEAKVFDVTRSGAVPNDGKSDKKAILLAIEAAEKQGSGIVFFPPGRFLINEPTDPVNQPIRIGGSGIVLRGSGSGEGGTELFMNLHLDPTDPKKLYSCPFMIEFKGKGESKTKTAVVADARRETFSVQVKDAAAFKAGDWVLLNLENNSPQLVAEAVAPYTPDPAWKKINGQGVVIDEFHLIQNIDGNTLVFKEPIHTEVIAAQGWMVINYEPLEEVGVEGIAFRGNWHGDFVHHRSFQDDSGWSGVAFSKTVNGWIRNCRFTDWSRAVSIKACAATTVQDLVLDGNAGHNAISVHNSSHVLVRDVEDTSGHWHASGVAGKCSGNVFLNCEYRADTCFESHASQPRWTLFDNISGGWKYGRWGGALGSLPNHLRGLVLWNYNNTGEGEPGEYGFIRPESVHGRIIMPYVIGFHGNPQAFDESQVEVLESNGARVWPDSLYEAQFELRMKKGSK from the coding sequence ATGAACTATGGTTTTCTCGCTTTGCTGGTTTTCGGGGGGGTGGCGCATGCCGCGACTTCCGAGGTGTGGAACGACTGGGATTCGGGCAAGCCCGTCATCCCCGACTATTCGTGGGCGGGCTACATGTATGGAGCCGAAGCCATTCCGGATGTGGAGTGGAAGGTGTTCGATGTTGCGCGGTTCGGTGCCCTCCCGGACGATGGCAAAGACGACTATGCGGCCATCCAGCGCGCCATCAAGGCCGCCGAGGCCAACGGTTCGGGCATCGTCTTTTTCCCGCCGGGAAAATTCCTGGTGGCGGAAAGGGAAGGCATTGCCGATCCCATCGAAATCAACGGCGCCAACATTGTGCTGCGCGGCAGCGGCAGCGGGGCGAACGGAACCGAGATTCACCAGAAGCACCATTTCCTGCCCGAGGATCCGGAGAAAAAATGGACGGTGCCCCCCGTCTTTGTTTTCCGGCATCCGACCAATGAGGCGCACCTTTCCCGATATCGCGATCAACAAACCAAACTCGCGAAGGTCGTGAAGCCCGCGGGGGCCGAAACCTTCTGCATCACCCTCGACGACGCATCGAAGATCAAACCGAACCAAACCGTGATGCTTTGCGCGCAAAGCACCAAGCTGAACGACTGGTATCTGAAAGGCCTGAAGCCTCGGGACATTTTCAAGGAGATCAACGAAAACGGCGTGTCGGTGGCCGAGAAGCATGTCGTGGCCAAGGTGGCCGGGAATGTGGTCACGTTCGTGGAGCCGATCCGTGCCGACATCGATCCGGTTGTCGAGTGGACGGTTTACGATTATCCGATGATTGAAGGGTGGGGGGTGGAGGATCTCCATTTTACGGGCAACTGTCCGGTGCCGTTTGTGCATCACAAGGATTTCATCCACGACAGCGGCTTCCAGGGGATCGGCATGAAGCAGGGGCGCAACTGCTGGATCCGCCGCTGCCGTTTCACCGATATGACCCAGGCGTTCCTAGCCTCCGGCTGCATTGCGTCATCCTTCATCATGAACACGATCGAGGGCCATCAAGGCCATGGCAACTTCAGCATGAACTGGGGCGGCGGCAACCTGATCGGCTTATGCCAGGATCTCACCGACAAGGGGTCGTTCCACGGCTGCGGCATCTCGCACGAGAATGTCGGCGGCGTGATCTGGCGCTACGAATCGGTCGGCGCCACCAAGCAGACGCCGCGCTGCGGCGGGCCCGATTTCCACGCGCAGTTCCCGTATTGCTCGCTGTGGGACATCAGCGTGGCCAACCTGCGCGACAATGGCGGAAGCTATGTGCTCCAGCCGAACCACCTGCGCGACCTCACCTTCTGGAACTTTGAGCAGATTGGCGAAAAGATCCACCACGACTATTGGAACATGCCGAAGACGGAGGAGGACGCGAAGAATAAATATTTCGGCAAGACCAAGGTGGCGTATCCCAACTACATCGGCTTCCACGGCGTGATGAGCACCTTCAACCGCGAGCACCTCGGCCTGTTCGAATCCTACGGCGCGCCGGTGGAACCAGCGTCCCTGTTCGAGGCGCAGCTGGCCAAGCGGTTGGGCGGGGCGCCCGCCTGGGTGGCCGAAGCCAAGGCCGAATGGGAACGGGTCAAGGCAACGCATCGGGCTGCCGCAACCCCCTCCCGGCTGTGGACCCAATTCCGCGAGGCCAAGCAGACCGGGGGCGAACCGGAACTGGCCGACTTTTCATTCGCCGGCTACCGCCATGGCGAGGAACCGCTTCCTACCGTGGAGGCCAAGGTGTTCGATGTCACCCGCTCCGGTGCGGTTCCCAACGATGGCAAGTCCGACAAGAAAGCCATTCTGCTTGCCATTGAGGCCGCCGAAAAACAGGGCTCGGGCATCGTCTTTTTCCCGCCCGGCCGCTTCCTGATCAACGAACCGACCGATCCGGTCAACCAGCCGATCCGCATCGGCGGAAGCGGGATCGTTTTACGCGGCAGCGGCAGCGGGGAAGGCGGAACCGAGTTGTTCATGAACCTGCACCTCGATCCGACCGACCCGAAAAAGCTCTATTCCTGCCCCTTCATGATCGAGTTCAAGGGCAAAGGCGAAAGCAAGACCAAGACGGCGGTCGTGGCGGATGCGCGGCGGGAAACCTTCTCGGTGCAGGTCAAGGATGCCGCTGCGTTCAAGGCGGGCGACTGGGTGCTGCTGAACCTGGAGAATAATTCGCCGCAGCTGGTCGCCGAGGCGGTTGCGCCGTACACGCCCGACCCGGCGTGGAAAAAAATCAATGGGCAGGGCGTGGTGATCGACGAGTTCCACTTGATCCAAAACATCGACGGCAACACGCTGGTGTTCAAGGAGCCGATCCATACGGAGGTGATAGCGGCGCAGGGGTGGATGGTCATCAACTATGAACCGCTCGAAGAAGTCGGTGTGGAGGGGATCGCCTTTCGCGGCAACTGGCATGGCGACTTTGTCCACCATCGCTCGTTCCAGGACGATAGCGGCTGGAGCGGCGTGGCCTTTTCGAAAACCGTCAACGGCTGGATCCGGAACTGCCGCTTCACCGACTGGAGCCGCGCCGTATCCATCAAGGCCTGCGCCGCCACGACGGTTCAAGACCTGGTGCTCGATGGCAACGCCGGGCACAATGCGATTTCGGTGCATAATTCTTCGCATGTGCTGGTGCGCGATGTCGAAGACACGTCGGGCCACTGGCACGCCAGCGGCGTGGCCGGGAAATGCTCCGGCAATGTGTTCCTGAATTGCGAATACCGCGCGGACACCTGCTTCGAATCGCACGCCTCCCAACCGCGCTGGACGCTGTTCGACAACATTTCCGGCGGCTGGAAATATGGCCGTTGGGGCGGGGCGCTGGGAAGCCTGCCGAACCATTTGCGCGGCCTCGTTTTATGGAACTACAACAACACCGGCGAAGGTGAACCCGGCGAATACGGCTTCATCCGTCCCGAGAGCGTCCATGGCCGCATCATCATGCCCTACGTCATTGGTTTCCACGGCAACCCGCAGGCGTTCGACGAATCGCAGGTGGAGGTGCTGGAGTCGAACGGCGCCCGCGTGTGGCCGGACTCGCTCTACGAGGCGCAGTTTGAGTTGCGGATGAAGAAGGGTTCCAAATGA
- a CDS encoding alpha/beta fold hydrolase: MPSTFDMPLEELSRYRGTNPRPDDFDAYWDAAVAEMNAVDPRIEIIPDEEFQTPFATCSHLWFTGAGGARIHAKLLQPKPVAVPHPAVLMFHGYTGDCGGWLEKLGYAAAGFTVAALDCRGQGGCSEDVGGVRGNTHRGHIIRGLGDAPEKMLYRSIFLDTAQLAKIVMAMDDVDENRVGAMGGSQGGALALACAALEPRVARCAPVHPFLCDYKRVYDLDLAKDAYAELEEYFRKFDPQHRREDEIFRQLGYIDVQHLAPRIKAEVLLATTLRDTVCPPSTQFAAYNKIASTKSLEVYPDFAHEPPPGFAERTYQFMMEMC, from the coding sequence ATGCCATCTACGTTTGATATGCCGCTGGAGGAGTTGTCCCGGTATCGGGGAACCAACCCGAGGCCGGACGATTTCGATGCCTATTGGGATGCCGCCGTGGCGGAAATGAACGCCGTCGATCCGCGGATCGAAATCATTCCCGACGAGGAATTCCAAACGCCGTTCGCGACCTGCTCGCATCTGTGGTTCACCGGTGCCGGCGGAGCCCGGATCCATGCCAAGCTCTTGCAACCGAAGCCGGTCGCAGTGCCGCATCCGGCGGTGCTGATGTTCCACGGCTACACCGGCGACTGCGGCGGATGGCTCGAGAAGCTGGGCTATGCCGCCGCCGGTTTCACGGTTGCCGCGCTCGACTGCCGGGGACAAGGCGGATGCTCCGAGGATGTTGGCGGCGTGAGGGGCAATACCCACCGCGGCCATATCATCCGGGGGCTCGGTGATGCGCCGGAAAAAATGCTCTACCGCTCCATCTTCCTCGACACCGCCCAGCTGGCAAAGATCGTGATGGCGATGGACGACGTGGATGAAAACCGGGTCGGCGCGATGGGCGGTAGCCAGGGCGGGGCGCTGGCCTTGGCTTGCGCGGCGCTGGAGCCGCGCGTTGCGCGCTGCGCCCCGGTGCATCCGTTCCTGTGCGACTACAAACGGGTTTACGACCTCGACCTCGCAAAGGATGCCTATGCCGAGTTGGAGGAATATTTCCGCAAGTTCGACCCGCAGCATCGGCGCGAGGACGAGATCTTCAGGCAATTGGGCTACATCGATGTGCAGCACCTCGCGCCGCGCATCAAGGCCGAGGTCCTGCTGGCCACCACCTTGCGCGACACCGTCTGCCCGCCCTCCACGCAGTTTGCGGCCTACAACAAGATTGCTTCAACCAAGTCGCTCGAGGTCTATCCCGACTTTGCGCACGAACCGCCGCCGGGCTTTGCCGAGCGGACCTACCAATTCATGATGGAGATGTGCTGA